Genomic DNA from Canis lupus dingo isolate Sandy chromosome 4, ASM325472v2, whole genome shotgun sequence:
aaaatacagttaatttttaagttcatcatgaaatttgggaaattatttattttactatggGATTTAGACAAgtaatttcacatttcattttttttttaagattttatttatttatttgacagagagtacaagcagagggagaagcagaggaagagggagaagcaggctctctgctgagcagggaacccaatgcagagctcaatcccaggaccctgcgatcatgacctaagctgaaggcagatgtttaactgacagatccacacaggtgcccctcacatttcattttaagtcaaaagtcagaaaatatttcttgtaCATCAGCACTGAGAGATTACAgtatatttaagaattatttaaatacagagagagttttttttaatggaattctaTAAATAACACTAATAGGAAAACACATACCATACAAGCTACTTTGGATCTAAGAGCcttaattcattcaaatattgAAAGAAACTAGTCTGaaatttttctcattcataaaacaCATTGTGATAGAATGGGTTCAAGGATGGAGGAATCAATCGGTACTGATACACAAACATGACAGAGAAATATAACATTGTTAAGACTTAAAGACTTGCTGGCAGCACAGAAGATggtcttgctttctctctctctcctattgaGCAGGcacttttcatatttcatagtTTCTGAACTTCCTCAGGAGTTCTGAGGGAGCATCCCCAGACCAGCGGAAACGAAGGTGCCAAGAGTTCACATTTGAAAAACCTTTAAAGCACagaagagaagattttaaaatcagagaggtaggaaaagaaaagtcacagtGTCATGTCAAAATAGCTTGCTGATAAgatttcactaaaataaataaaatgtaagggtAAGTCTTTAATATGGATTATTAGTATCTTATATAAACTGATTATCTTAAGCagattttttaatcctttttcctGCACACACATACTTTTATTTGGTGCACTCATTCAGTCATTTGTAAAGAAACACTTATCTAGCACCTATTACGTattgccaggctctgtgctgtgtACTGTGAGACAGCAGTGCATATCTCCTGACAGGGGTAACAGAAGAATCCACCAAACtattaatgtagaaaaaaaaaaatggagggaaacaAGAGAATGGAAGACCAGAGAAAGGCATTCAGTGTGGACTAGAaagaataaaggtaaaaatttCTGGAAGGAAATCACATTCAAAGTGACCATGAGTAGGAATTAGCTAGACCAGGGAATCTCAAACTTCCATATGCATAGTAATTATCTGGAGATCTTGTTATACTGGAGAGTCTGATTCTGGACGTCTGGGGTGGAGCTTGAGATTCTGGATTTCTATGTTGATCCAAGTTGATCTGGACAACTTGATTCAAGTAGTCCCCAATCTCCACCTCTATCCCACCCTGTCCCCTtaccctactttttttttttttttttgcttttttttctataaaacccTTGTGAATATCtgatattaaatattcatttatttatatattacatatggaGAGgccccactaaaaaaaaaaaagaaagggcactgttggtgggaatgtgaactggtacagcaactctggaaaactgtgtggaggttcctcaaagagttaaaaatagagctaccctacaacccagcaattgcactactgggtatttaccccaaagatacagatgcagtgaaacaccgggacacctgcaccccaatgtttacagcagcaatgtccacaataatgaaactgtgaaaggagcctcaatgtccattgacagatgagtggataaagaggatgtggtgtatatatacaataaaatattactcagacattagaaacaacaaatacccaacatttgcttcgacgtggatggaactagagggtattatgctgaatgaagtaagtcaattggagaaggacaatcattgtatggtttcactcatacagggaatataagaaatagtgaaagggattatacgggaaaggagggaaaatgagtgagaaaaattagagagggtgacaaaacatgagagactcctaactctgggaaacaaacaagggtagtggaaggggaggtgggcaggggatggggtgactgggtgacgggcactgaggggggcacttgacaggatcagcactgggtgtcatactatatgttagcaaatcaaacctcaattaaaaaaaaaggaagggacttCTTAGTGATCACAAAATGTAACTAAAATGAGGAATAgatctcagatttctttttcctttcaatttatctattttgatttttatttatttttatttttttcaggggttgggggggcctgggtggctcagccagttaagcatctgccttcagctcaggtcatgatcccagggtcctgagatggagtcctacatctcttctccctctccctctgctccccctgctggtgtgctctctctgtgtgtcaaataaataaataaaatcttttaaaaaaaaataaataaagtaaaattttatttattttttgagtaggAAGTATATTCACATGGCTACAATTCAAAAGGCACAAAGAGTACATGCTCCAAAAGTCTTCCACCCTTCCACTCTTCTGATGTTTCCAAAAGACAAATTTGCTACCGGTTGCCTGCCTATCTTTCCAGAGATAGTACAGgtatatacaaatacatgcatacattctCCAACACCACCTTCTCATCCCTTCTTTAACCTAAATCCTAACATATGGTCCCCTAttctgttttttcactttttgtttctaatataGCTTGATGTTTGCTCTTTATCAGTATATGAAGagctttctcatgctctcttacAGCAGAGTATTCTGTTGTATGATACACAAAAACTCAACCCTACTGAGGGGCATTTATTTGTTATTCTGCAGTGAATAACATGGCACACATGTCATTTGGTACATAGGTGGTCTGTAGGATAAAATTTGTGGAAGTAGCATCAAAGCCTttgtgcaggggcacctgggtggctccgttggttgaatcttggctcaggtcctgagatggagcctcacatcctgctccctgctcagtgaggagcctgattctccctcttcctccgcccccttccccagcactgcttatgctctttctctcatgatctctctcaaataaatggataaaatatttttaaaaaatcattgtgcATTTGTAGTTTTAATAGACATTGCCAAACAGTTCTCCATAAAGCTTGACCCAGCAGCAGTTGTTTTCCTTCACCCTCATTAACACCATGTTAACAAACTTAGTAACCTTTGCCAGGCTAATGAACACGAAacagtgtggttttaatttgcctttctcttaGTATGAGTGAgtttaagcatcttttcatatgtttcaaggctatttgtgtattttctcttctgtgaactatctgttcatttcctttgttcattttttttactgaatGGTTGATCTAATGTCTCACTGATTCATAGGAGCATACATTAAGAGAATTGCTAATTACATTTTGCTAATTACATTGAGATTAAACATCTTTTCAGATGTTTAAGAGCCACTGTATTTTCTCTCCTAAACTATTTATAGAGTTTCCCTCCTATCAACAAGAATTAATTTATATATGGATGAAAGAACCTCATGTGCataaatgcttaataataaaaggatatttatagATGCCTCTAATCGTGGGAATTTGGACACTTCACTTGAAAGGAAATTGGAAACAACTTTCAAACAGCTGTCGTAAGGAAAAGGTTAACAGTAAAAGATCtctagaaatacaaataatttattccACAAGAGTAAGGTTTCTTTCATTCTAAACAACTTTGttaaaaactagagaaaagaaaaaaataataaaataaaataaaataaaataaaataaaataaaaaaataaaaaactagagaaaaggtcatttttcttctctactaGAGGGAAGGTAAACTGACAAAAGTTTTCTTGCTGGCAATTTTGGCAAAATTTATCAAACTCATTAAAAAGTTTAAACCTTTAACccaataattctacttctagaaatttatcctaaggGAATAACCACTGATGTGCTCAAGGGTTTAACTATAAGAATATTTATCATGAcatcatttataaatgttttttaaaatcaagaaacaaTCTAAATCTCCAgcaatagggcagcccaggtggctcagcggtttaatgcctgccttcagcccagggtatgatcctggagtcctgggatcgagtctcacatcgggctccctgcatggagcctgcttctccctctgcctatgtctctgcctctctctgtgcgtctctcatgaataaataaataaaatctaagaaaaaaaaatctccagcaaTAGAAAGTTGGTTAAAAGTCTTTGATATagtcattaataattttttaatatttatggaaaaatagaaaaattcttatAACATATTGCTGACAGATAGTTACAAAACAGTTTATACAGTTTGATCTCATTCCTAAATTCATTAttgcatagatatttacataaaatttttggAAAGTCTACAAGGAATTTTGGAAAGTCTAACAAGGAAATAGTTGGAAtagatgtttttcatttttgatactttttaaaaatctatattttcttattaCTCTGCAATGAAttccttgtgtctttttttttaagattttatttatttgagagagagagagcatgaacaggggagaggcagagggagaagcagacttcctgctgagtgcagagcccgaggATGCAGGCtctatcacaggaccctgagatcatgacctgagctgaagtcagatgctcaactaactgagctacccaggtgcctcccttGTGCCTTTTTTTATGTTAATACTATTGTATATTAcagaataatatacaaaatatgcttccattgatattttaaaatattatctaaatatctagtcagaaaaatacacacagaacAGTTGTCAATGATTGTCTTAAGAAGATGAtctgttgggcagcctgggtggctcagcagtttagtgctgccttcagcccagggcctgatcctggagacctgggatcaagtcccacatcaggctccctgcatagagcctgcttctccctctgcctgtgtctctgcctctctctccctctctctctctgtgactctcatggataaataaataaaatcttaaaaaaaaaaaaaaaagaaaagaaaagacgaTCTATTTGTACTATCTTTAGAAttatcagagaaaacaaattttagaatttcccttttgggaaaaagcaaaaggaaatttctGACAACTGTAattgaaatacacacacacaaacacacacaatatGTACAGTATGATCCGCTTAGTTTTAGATATactgacaaatataaaaatatagcaaaagatCAATAATAGATATGTCTCTAGGTGCTAAGATTACAAGTtgtattttctaccttttatttGACCACATTTCTCACATTTCTACTGTAAATATACTTGTTATTTCATAGTTTGAAAAATGGCATTTTCTAGTTTAGGTTCCAATAGAAACAGACCCCCAAACAAGAATTCAAATGTAAGTGGCTAGTTcgttttttagtaggctccacatccaatatagggcttgaactcatgaccccaagattaagagctggatgctctattgactgagccagatAGGCTCATAAgtggcaaatttaaaaaaatgattcacgGAGGCCCTGGTAAAAAAGTAGGGAAAGGAATCAAGTTTATAAAAGGTACATTATCATGCAAGTTGCTACCCTGGGCAACTGGAGTTTGATTGCACTAAAGACCCTTGGAAGACAACATAAAAACCCCTCAGAGTTATCCAGTTGGAGAAGTTATCCAGTTGGAGAAGTAAAGGAGCCTCCCACTGGCATTCATCAATAGCTGATGGCTACATCCAaagggtgtttatttttttttttcaaagggtgTTTATTCCCTAGCACTAAAGCCAGGGAATAAACCGGCTCAATTGCCAGAGAAAGCCCTCTGGTAGAAACTAGAGAGTTGACAAAGGGAAGGTAGATGTCCAGAACCTATAGCAGCACACGTCTGCAACatatgatcttcttttttttaatttcagaatgttATACAAACTATTTTATTCTAGAATTGCATTTATCAGAAGttatatttattgcatatttgaataggaagaaaggaaaactgagatTGTTTCAAACATCAGTTTTCAGAGACTGTGCTCCATATTTTACTGGTTGTAGTGAAGAGTCAGAAGAGGATGTGGAATATTTGATAGATGTTCATCACAGAAGAGGCATCAAAAGGCAAACTCcagggagcccgggtggctcagcagtttagtgccgccttcagtccagggtgtgatcctggagacccgggattgaggcccacatcaggcttcctgcatgaagcctgcttttccctctgcctgtgtctctgtctctcataaataaataaataaataaataaataaataaataaataaataaataaataaataaaatcttcaaaaaaaaaaggcaaactccAAAGTAAATATCAACCACTGCTtgaggaaattattaaaatatgctgTAAAGGTATGTGAGAAGTCACTCTGGACTCGGTAAAGCTGAcatgaataatatttcttaaatgttgatGTTACAGAAATTTACAGTAAAATAAAGTTACAAACAATCACACAATTGCAGTTTGGTATATAAACTCCAAATGTAAGGTGCTACTCATTACACCCAATAATCTCTTAAATGGCATTAAGAAAATACTGGTAAATGAAGCTTTTCGTAAAATCTCATAATTCTTCTCCAACAACAGCTTCTCAGAACAATGATCCTCCTGTACCACTCCCCGACCTCATTCCTTGGTCACAGTAAGAGAATACACCTCACCATGTGAGGGCATCCAAACTGAcatcacaggggcacctgggtagctcagttgttgagcaactgcctttggctcaggtcgtgatctcagggtcctgggatgggtcccgcatctggctccccacagggagcttgcttctgtctctgcctctctctctgcctctctcatgaataaataaataaaatattttaaaaaataaacaactgacaTCACACtgtattgcacacctgaaactaacacaacactgtatgttaactacactggaatttataataataaaataggagtaaaaaaaaactgataccAAAATTTATTCTGAGTAAATTATAATAGATTTATCCTCTGGAATACTTATCTGCTATTTAAAAGAATGAGTTAATTCTAAATGTAAGAGTCTAAGGAGAAGCCCCATAATAATAAATgccaataccaaaaaaaaaaaaaaaaaaaaaaaagcacctaccATGTACCTGGTCTAAatatcttacatattttatttactactCAGAAAAACCCTTAGGAGGTAGACACTAATATTTCGGCCATATAATAAGAAAACACAGATACAGAGAGGTTAACTCACTTGCCTAGGGTCACACAACTCATCAGTGGAAAAGCAGAGACCTGGTTCCAGAATAACATAGAAAAATGAGCACAGTATAATGccattctttattttgaaagccCTCATAAGtgaatgtatatttgtatatgctTGTTTTAGCATAGAGAAAAATGTGGAAGGAGACGCACTTGGGCATCTGCATTGGTTACttcaggaaacagaagcaaagaacTATGGGAGGCTGGGGTAGACACTAAGTCACTGTCTATATATGAGTCTTTGAATTTTCTAATAACAGCTCCTATTACTTTGGggtgttttaaatataaaaataattaattttttaaaggaagagaaaatttcaTGGAGTCTGCTGGGAGGGATTCCAGTGGGGCTCCCAGCCTCATGCCTGAATCTCTGACATAATCAGCTGCCCCTACCCCTCCAGTTTGGGTAAACTCAGTCTAGGTCTGAATCTGAAACAGAGTCAGAGGGAGGCCCCAGGGGTTCAGGAAGCACAGATCTGAACATTCCAGGCtgaatagaaaaacatttttatgtttgcCTACGTGTGCCTGTGCGTAGGTGTTTGTTCTCGTGTATTTgcttaaaactgtttttttttttccgaaatTCGGGCTTCTGCTTTGATCAGTTTGTTACATTATAACCATTCCCAGTTATAAGGCTGATGCAACCAACCATTTGCAGACTCCACAAAAGGAAATCTTGAGTAACCAGCAGAGACACCTGAACCACACCCTAAGAATCTTTATCCTAGCAAGTAATGAGCATATAGAAGTTCTCCCCAAAGAGAGATTTCAAGTGACTATTTCTAGAAAGACTAATTCACCATAaattaactgtcttctttttcttttttcagtaaaGATTCAAGGATTCAAGGACTTTCAGGAGCCTTTGGTTTAAAGGCTAAATTCTAAAGAGGTGTggaatcacaaccctgagaatcAAGCAAGAATCTGCAGGACAGTGACAGGGTGTGAATATAACACATCTAGACGAGATCAACACAGTGGGATGGctagagacacaaagaaatgataaTCATGGCTGACATTAACCCAAGACCTGCTTGGTAGGTTAATCACTGTGCTACGAATTTTGCACAGATCTCAACTACTCCTCATGATAACTCTATGAGAAGGTACCATTATGATcttgattttatagatgaggaaactgaaatctaGAGAAGTTAATTAACTTGTACCAAGTAATACAGATCATAAGTAGTAGAGCTAGGATGTGAACCCAGGTGGTGTGTAGCTTGGGAGCTTAACCTCTATAATGCTCTGCTTCAGTGGATCTGTATATCACTCAGAATGTCTACAGAGCTACTTGCAGATAAGGTACCTTCTCCAGCTGGTGCAATGCCTTACAAAAAGACTCTGAAGCCAAAATACCTTCAttcaggtcccccccccccccggctgtaTACAACTTGTACAGCTTTGAGAAAATTACTCAACCTCTCCAGatgtcagttttctcatttgtaaaataagaataatattggTACCAACCTCACAAGCTTGtagtgaagattaaataaattaacgtatataaaatgaatattaaacaaGATAATACATGTCACGTAACGTACACAAAGAACATTCCTATACATAGGAAACACCCAATAAATGGCAGTATTATTTCAGAATAACAAAAATGCCCCAAATCTTCCCTTGCAAGGAATGTATTGAGGAATGTGTCTTCCAGTTTCTGTGTCAGTGCTAAGTAAGCAATCCTTAAATTTGGCACTATTGTTTAGTTGGAAAAGGTTGAGAATAAATACAGTATAAACCAAGCCctttaatttcagaaattctTTGTCTGCAAAGCTACATGACTTGACTTACTTGGAGAATCAGGATTTTGTGGGGAGAATGACTTCTCCAAGGACTTGGATTCTTCTTGCTCCATTTTCTCTGTGGTTGAGCCCAGCTcctctttcttgatttctctttgcttgttCCATTCCTCATTTTCAATCGTTTTGGTAAGACTCTGGTCAGATTCTTCCAGCATCAGGTCTTTTTTACCTCTGACAGCCCAGTGCATTGACTACATTAATTAAAGCAGACAcataatataaacattatatagtATTCCATATTTAAAGTTCGATATGTGATAAAATCTGACATAGTATTATGAATTTTTCTGtaggttttatttcaaaataaaaatgttaattttggggtgcctggcttgctcagtcagtggagcaggtgagtctcgatctcagggtggtgggtttgagccctgggttgggccaagaaagaaaaagaaaaagaaagaaaaagaaaagaaaaagaaaaagaaaaagaaagaaaaagaaagcccttCTGTTGGccgggaaggaaagaaaagaaaaaaaagaaagaaaagaaaagaaaagaaaaaagaaaagaaaagaaagaaaagagaaagaaaaaaaaagaaagaaaaagaaagaaagaagaaagaaagaaagaaagaaagaaagaaagaaagaaagaaagaaagaaagaaagaaagaaagaggtgccCGGATATtccagtcggttaagtggctgactcttgatttcagttgaggtcatgatctcagggtccttggatagagtcccatgtcaggctccaggctcagccaaGGAGTCAAGTCGGCTTGTggattcactctctctctccctctgcccctccccctgcttgtgctggctctctctctctctctaaaagaaaagaaagaaagaaagaaagaaagaaagaaagaaagaaagaaagaaagaaagaaaagaaaagaaaagaaaagaaaagaaaagaaaagaaaagaaaagaaaagaaaagaaaagaaaagaaaagaaaagaaaagaaagaaaagaaaagaaaagaaaagaaaagaaaagaaagaaaagaaaagaaaagaaagaaaagaaagaaaagaaaagagaagagatacagaaagagatggtatgcctggctggctcagatggtagagcatgcaactcttaatctcagggttgtgagatcaagccccaggctAAGTAAGGAgaatcctgaaaaaataaaatctttaagaggcacctgggtggctcagtaggttggttgtctgaatcttggttttgactcaagtcatgatctcaggatcataggaTCGagacctgggggatccctgggtggctcagcagtttagcacctgacttgggcttagggcgtgatcctggagtcctgggatcaagtcccgcattgggctccctgcatggagtctgcttctccttctgcctgtgtctctgcctctctctttctctgtgtctctcatgaataaataaataaaatcttttttttaatttattttttattggtgttcaatttaccaacatacacaataaaccccagtgcccgtcacccattcactcccaccccccgccctcctccccttctaccacccctagttcgtttcccagagttaggagtctttacattctgtctccctttctgatatttcccacacatttcttctcccttcccttatattccctttcactattatttatattccccacatgaatgagaacatataatgtttgtccttctccgactgacttacttcactcagcataataccctccagtttcactcagcataataccctccagaataaaatctttaaaaaaaaaaaaaaaaggattgagacctgcatggggctccactcggcagggagtctgcttgggattgtccttctacctctgcccctatCTCCACctcactctttaaaataaataaatctttttaaaaataaacatgaaatcttttttaatgttaattttaggggtgcctgggtgctcagtcggttaaacatctgccttcagctcaggttatgatctcagggtcctgggacggagccccatgtcagactctgctccccagggactctgcttctccctctccctctgcccctcccccaactcaaggttgctcactcactcattctcttttttaaaaaatgtttatttttgaaaagggCAGTAGCCTCAGCTGATGCAAAAAATAATCTGCTTTTGGTCTGATTGGTTTGGTTCTGCTGTTGGTTAgtttggtttcttccttttcctgcaTGTGCACAGAGTAAAAGAGGCTGGCCAGTGGCTTTCTCTGTAGAGGGAAAGGATATTGGAAAGGTCagtgaaaaatagaaagtaagaaACTCAAGAATTCAGGGCCCAGAGAGCTGAAAATGTGGTCTGTAAACATTACAGGTCAGTTAGGTACAGGTCTTGTACCGTGTATTTACTTTGTGCCCTGGTACTTTTGTCTTGAAATAAAAGTGCCTGCTATTTTCCTTAGATGGTGTTGAGGATTAATGACTTACCTACAGTAAATGCTTTGATAACCATCAAGCAATTGTGAGATAATAGTTTTACTCATCCATCCactttataagaataaaatattttatcatcagACCTCTGTATCTGCTGATCCCAATGAAAGAAATACACAAGGGAAAAATCCAAACTGCATCTAACCTCATATACAGGCACCTCTCATGCTTTGTACTTCAATCAAAGGACTAATATAAGAGCAATGCTAAGCAACCTGATTTACAGGGACACAATTAGGGCTTATTTCTGTGTTCACAGATTGTATTTCTCAGATTCCCTAAGATACTGATTTAACAACACTCAACATCAAGCAAACTAGTATGGAATGACTCGGTTCAATAGAATGATCATcaatagagacacctgggtggctcagtggttgagcgcctgccttcagcccagggcctgatcctggaatcccaggatcgagtcccacattgggctccctgcatggagcctgcttctccccctgctgtgtctctgcccctcttgctcatgaataaataaataaaatctttaaaaaaatgatcaataaaaatatcaaatgatagTAGTTGACAGAGACTGAGAGGGAGATTAGGAAGAGGACAGTCTGTACAGCAAAATAATGAACTGCACCGGACAGAGTACCATTGTGTGTAGGGGGTGAACCAACACTAAACAGACACTAAGCCTGGGGGCAAAAGCCACTGTCCTACAGTCCATGAAATTGGTATGTTGTCTATTCTATCTTCTCAATTAACTTGTTTACCAGCTTTCCCTGATGTGTTTTTTCCCTTAGGAAGttccagtcatttttttaaaattctggactttggggcacctgggtggcttagtggttaaatgtctgccttcagctcaggtcatgatcccagggtcctgggatggagccccgcgtcagattccctgctccttggggagcctgcttctccctctccctctctctctccccctgctcatgctctgtctctctctctctctctccccaaataaatacataaaatctttaatataaataaagtaattaatttaatataatttaattctagACCTTggttaacaataaaaaattgtgCCTACAAGCCAGTAAATATTAAgtagacaaatagaaaaaataaacaaatagaaaaaaatcaattgactcaTGTGAGCCATGGATCAGTTGAACAACTATTCAAAATTGATTAGTTGTTATTATTCTGGATCAATAGAAGTAAATTATTTGCTTGTCTGGGTGATCTTTGACCTGCTTTTGGATAACATTCAATTAGGACTGACTGCCTTCTGAACAGGTCCAGAAGGTGCTTCCCATCTGACTGGGGAAAGTGCAACCACACAGGCATAGTAGGAAGCTTCCCTAGTCATTTTTAGCCAACTGGACTCACCCCAAGGACACCTCACCAAGCCCAGGAACCAAGAAACAATCAGTAGACAAACAGACCCATATGAGGGTAACTGGCAGTCCCAACAAGCCCTATAAGAAGCAATCAATTTGTCAAACAATCAATTCACCAAAAATGCATTtctattaactcttttttaaaagattttatttatttgagggacaaagagtgtgcatgagcagggggaggagcagagagagagggagaagcagactctcctctgagcacagagccttatgtggggctcaacTCGGGAC
This window encodes:
- the DNAJC12 gene encoding dnaJ homolog subfamily C member 12, with the translated sequence MDAILNYRSEDTEDYYMLLGCDELSSVEQILAEFKVRALECHPDKHPENSKAVETFQKLQKAKDILTNTESRARYDHWRRSQISMPFQQWEALSESVKTSMHWAVRGKKDLMLEESDQSLTKTIENEEWNKQREIKKEELGSTTEKMEQEESKSLEKSFSPQNPDSPSFSNVNSWHLRFRWSGDAPSELLRKFRNYEI